The Verrucomicrobiota bacterium genome contains a region encoding:
- a CDS encoding FkbM family methyltransferase → MQDSFRNRITSLAQQALAIDDVRNKLDRVIGYTERIPPVEAGIYRLQGQIDELKQQLLKVYDMLDSVHARARRADDELLKLLEAVERLHVRTLSGGLQVADMPANLAARRFEDRFAHSEPEYYLAAFLYNFLPNRVLLDVGANEGEYTQVTADAGYRVFAFEPFPEAYRKLEARFAGRENVAAFNFALGAAETTLPFYVAVE, encoded by the coding sequence CACCTCCCTCGCTCAGCAGGCTCTGGCGATCGACGACGTCCGCAACAAGCTCGACCGGGTCATCGGTTACACCGAGAGAATCCCGCCGGTGGAGGCGGGTATTTACCGGCTCCAAGGGCAAATCGACGAACTTAAACAGCAACTCCTGAAAGTTTACGACATGCTCGACAGCGTGCACGCACGCGCACGGCGGGCGGATGATGAGTTGCTCAAACTGCTGGAAGCCGTCGAACGGCTGCACGTCCGGACGCTAAGCGGGGGGCTGCAGGTCGCCGATATGCCCGCCAACTTAGCCGCGCGCCGGTTCGAGGATCGCTTCGCCCACAGCGAACCCGAGTACTACCTGGCTGCGTTTCTGTATAACTTTTTACCGAACCGGGTGTTGCTGGATGTCGGCGCAAATGAGGGCGAATACACGCAGGTGACCGCGGACGCGGGGTATCGCGTTTTCGCCTTTGAGCCGTTTCCCGAGGCATACCGGAAGCTCGAGGCCCGGTTTGCCGGCCGCGAAAACGTTGCCGCGTTTAACTTCGCCCTGGGCGCGGCGGAAACCACGCTCCCCTTTTACGTGGCGGTTGAA